CCTATGTCAACGGCGGACGATACTCAGTTGCCGGCCCGCGTGAGCTCGGCGAGGTGGCTCCGTGACAGCGAGACGCCGGCGCCCTGCATGAGCTCATCGACATGATCCGTCGCGAAAGCGTTCACGATCGGCGCAGCGACGGTGCGCTGCGCGAGAAGCCAGGCGATCGACACCGCCGCCACGGGCACGCCGAGCTCTTCGGCGACCTGATCGAGCGCGCGCAACACCTTGATGCCTCGTCGATTCAGGTGCCCACGCAACTGCTCGCCGCGCACGCCGCGCGAGGTGAGCGCCTTGTTGCGGTGCCGACCGGACAAGAACCCGTGCTCGAGCGCATGGGACGGCGTGACCGCCAGGTTCTGCGCGCCGGCCACGAGGCGCAGATCGCCTTCGAACGGCAGACGCCGGACCAGGTTGTACGGTGCGTCGATGACCTGCACCCGCGGGTAGCCGGCAGAGGCGAGGATGCGCGCCTCGACCAGCCGCTCCGGCGCGAGCCCGTAGGCGCCGAGCGCGCCGACCTTGCCCGCGTCCGACAGCCATTCGACGGTCGCCAGGGTGTCTTCGAGGTTGGTCGTCGCGTCGAGCGTGGCGTCGAGGTACAGCACGTCGATCCGCTCGACACCGAGTCTGGTGAGCGAGCCCTCGACCGCGCGCACGAGGTTCACGGAGCCGAGCCCGGGGTTGTCGGCATGAGCGCCGACGCGCACACTCAGGACGGCACGCTCGCTCTGTCCGCGCGAACGCAGCCACTGGCCGATGATGTGCTCGCTCCGACCACCGGAGAATCCGTCCGCGGTGTGGATCGCATTGCCACCGAACTCGACGTAGCGATCGAGGATGCCGTGGCTGGTCTCGAGGTCGACGTTCCAGCCGAACTCTGCAGCGCCGAGCATCAGCGGGAAGGTCTCGAAGCCGGTCTCGCCGAGTGGCACCCGGATGGATTCCCCTATCCCCGGACCGACGATGGGAATGGGCGCGGAGGGATGCTCGGCTGCGGCCGCGTGGTCGCGTTCCGCTGACGCTCCTGCGCCTACGCCGAACAACCGCATACTCTCTCACCCCCGCGTCGATCGGTGCGTCCCGACCTGCGTACCTGCTGGATCTGCACCCCCCGGTGCGTACTTCCGAGGGTAGGCGAATTCACACAACGTCCTGACCAATCCGGGGAACGTCGGGGAAACGCCCGATAACGATTTGGTCACACCGGAGACGACGGAACCCGGGCCCGTCCAGCGCGGACGGACCCGGGTTCCTGTTCGAGCTCTGGGCCTACTCCGCGGCAGCGGCCTCGGCAGGAGCTGCCTCGGCGGCCGGAGCGTCGTCGAGCACGGGCTCGAGCGAGAGCTTGCCGCGGTCATCGATCTTCGTGATCTTCACGAGGATCTTCTGACCGACCGACAGGACGTCATCGACGTTCTCGACCCGCTTGCCACCGGCGAGCTTGCGCACCTCGGTGACGTGCAGGAGGCCGTCCTTGCCCGGCAGCAGCGAGATGAACGCACCGAACGTGGCGATCTTCACGACGGTGCCGAGGAACTGCTCTCCGACCTCCGGGTTGGTGGGGTTCGCGATCGCGTTGACCTGAGCACGGGCGGCCTCGGCCGAGGGGCCGTCGGTCGCGCCGATGTAGACGGTGCCGTCCTCCTCGATGGAGATCTGCGCGCCCGTCTCGTCCTGGATCGCGTTGATCGTCTTGCCCTTCGGGCCGATCAGCTCACCGATCTTGTCGACCGGGATCTGCACGCTGATGACGCGCGGAGCCGTGGGCGCCATCTCGTCCGGAGCATCGATCGCCGCGTTCAGGACGTTGAGGATCGTCAGGCGAGCCTCGCGGGCCTGGGTGAGCGCACCGGCGAGCACCGACGACGGGATGCCGTCGAGCTTCGTGTCGAGCTGGATCGCCGTGACGAACTCGCTGGTACCGGCGACCTTGAAGTCCATGTCGCCGAGAGCGTCCTCGGCGCCGAGGATGTCGGTCAGTGCCGCGTAGCGGGTCTCACCGTCGACCTCGTCGGAGACGAGACCCATCGCGATACCGGCGACGGGGGCGCGCAGCGGCACACCCGCGTTCAGCAGCGACAGGGTCGACGCGCACACGGAGCCCATCGAGGTGGAGCCGTTGGAGCTCAGCGCCTCGGACACCTGACGGATCGCGTACGGGAACTCCTCGCGGCTCGGCAGCACCGGCACGAGGGCGCGCTCGGCGAGGAAGCCGTGCCCGATCTCGCGACGCTTCGGCGAACCGACACGGCCGGTCTCACCGGTCGAGTAGGGCGGGAAGTTGTAGTGGTGCATGTACCGCTTGCTCGTCGTGGGCGACAGCGAGTCGATCTGCTGCTCCATCTTGAGCATGTTCAGCGTGGTGACACCCATGATCTGGGTCTCGCCGCGCTGGAAGATCGCGGAGCCGTGCACGCGCGGGATGACCTGCACCTCGGCGTCGAGCGGACGGATGTCCGCCAGGCCACGGCCGTCGATGCGAGCGCCCTCGGTGAGGATGCGTCCACGGACGATCTTCTTCGTGACGGACTTGTACGCGGCGGAGAACTCCAGCGGAGCCGCGGCCGGCAGCGAGCCCGCCTCGGTGGCCTCGATGAGCTCGGCCTTGACGCGGTCCTTGATCGCGTCGTCAGCGGTCTGACGCTCGACCTTGTCGGCGATCTGGTAGACGTCGCTGAGCTCGGAGAAAACGCGCTCGGAGACGAAGCTGTAGACCTCGTCGCTGTACGCGGGGAAGACCGGGTACACGCCCGGCTCCTTCGACGCGGTGGCGGCGAGCTCGGCCTGAGCCTTGACGAGCTGGGCGATGAAGGGCTTCGAGGCCTCGAGGCCCTGCGCGACGATCTCCTCGTTCGGCTTCGTGGCGCCGGCCTTGATCAGGTTCCAGCTGTCCTCGGTGGCCTCGGCCTCGACCATCATGATGGCGACGTCTTCCGTGCCATCGGCCTTGGTGACCACGCGGCCGGCGACGATCAGGTCGAACACGGCCTCCGAGACCTGCTCGGCAGTCGGGAACGCGACCCACTGGTCCGCGTGCTGGCCGTTGCCGGGGATGAACGCGAGGCGCACACCGGCGACGGGGCCCGAGAAAGGCAGACCCGAGATCTGGGTCGACGCCGATGCCGCGTTGATCGCGAGAGCGTCGTAGAACTCGCCCGGTGCGATCGACAGGACGGTGATGACGATCTGGACCTCGTTGCGCAGGCCGTCGACGAACGACGGACGCAGCGGACGGTCGATCAGACGGCAGACGAGGATCGCCTCGGTGGAGGGACGACCCTCACGACGGAAGAACGAGCCGGGGATCTTGCCTGCGGCGTAGGAGCGCTCCTCGACGTCGACCGTCAACGGGAAGAAGTCGAAGCCTTCGCGCGGGTGCTTGCCTGCGCTGGTGGCCGAGAGGAGCATGGTCTCGCCGTCGAGGTACGCGGCGACTGCGCCCTGAGCCTGCTGCGCGAGGCGTCCGGTCTCGAAGCGGATGGTGCGGGTGCCGAAGCGGCCGTTGTCGAGAACGGCCTCGGTGGCGGTGATTTCAGGACCTTCCAAGAGGTCTCTCCTTCTTTGTTTAGACTCGCGAGTCCATGTGACGCGCGAGCGTGTTCAAAGGAGCGGAACGGAAGGGTTCGGGCGCGCGGGCACTCCCGCGAATCTCGCCTGCGCTGGCCACCAGTAGAAAGCCACCCGACACGTGCCGAGGAACCCACCACAGGGGACCAGCTTCTCCGCCGATCGCTCCATGAGTCGGTGTGAAGTTGTGCAGTTGACACACGTCAACCTCATCCACCCTACCAGCGCACACCCCGAATCCTGGTGTCGCTCCGAGCTTCGCGGATCCGACACGTGACGGTCAGATGCTGTTCATCCGCAGGATCCCGCGGCGCGACGAGGATCCGCTCTGCTGAGATCATGCGCATGTCAGTGATCGGCTGCGGGTACCTCGGTGCCGTGCATGCCGCGGCGATGGCCTCCCTCGGACACGATGTCACGGGTATCGACGTCGACGAGGACAAGATCGCCGCCCTCATCGCGGGGAAGGCACCGTTCTTCGAGCCTCGACTCCCGGAGATGCTCGAAGAAGGCCTCGCTTCCGGACACCTGCGATTCAGCAGCCGGATGGCGGATGCCGCGGGCGCGGACGTCCACTTCCTCGCGGTCGGAACGCCTCAGATTCCCGGAGGTCACGCCGCGGATCTCCGCTACGTCGATGCGGCGATCGACGCGCTGCTCCCCCACTTGCGCCGCGGGGACGTCGTCGCGGGCAAGTCGACCGTGCCCGTCGGGACCGCCGGGCGACTGGCACCGCTCATCGCCGCGTCGGGAGCGACCCTGGTCTGGAACCCCGAATTCCTCCGCGAAGGGTGGGCGGTGCACGACACCCTGACCCCGGATCGTCTCGTGGTCGGTGCGGAACAAGGGGGTGACGGCACGCGCGCCGTCGCCACCCTGCGCGAGGCGTACGCCGCGGCCGTCGACGCCGGAACACCCTTCCTGGTCACCGACCTCGCCACGGCCGAGCTGGTCAAGGGGGCGTCGAACGCCTTCCTCGCCACCAAGATCTCCTTCATCAACGCGATGGCGGAGATCGCCGAAGCCTCCGAGGCGGACATCACGCTGCTCGCCGATGCCCTCGGGCTGGACAGCCGTATCGGGCGACGCTACCTCGGCGCGGGTATCGGCTTCGGTGGCGGGTGCCTGCCGAAGGACATCCGCGCCTTCGCCGCGCGCGCAGATGAGCTCGGTCGCGGCGAAGCGGTCGGCTTCCTGCGCGAAGTGGACATGATCAACCTGCGACGCCGCGACCGGGCCGTGCGCCTGGTGGTCGATGCGCTCGGCGGACTCGTGTTCGGGCGCCGGATCGCGGTCCTCGGAGCGGCGTTCAAACCGTTCAGCGATGACATCCGTGATTCTCCGGCTCTGGATGTCGCCGTGCGCCTGCGAGGTCTCGGAGCAGACGTCGTCGTGACCGACCCTGCGGCGATCGACAACGCCGTCGCCGCGCACCCGCAACTGGGATATGCCCGCGAGCGCGACGACGCGCTGCGCGACGCCGATGCCGTGGTGATCGTGACCGAATGGGACGAATACCGGCGTGAGCTCTCGCCGGAGCACGCGGGCGGGCTGGTCCGCGGGCGGATCGTCATCGATGGACGCAACTGTCTCGACGCGGCGGCGTGGCGCGCCGCCGGCTGGCAATATCACGGCATGGGTCGACGCTGACCCCCCGTCCTGAGGGGACTCAGCCGACGAACGCGGATCGGGGAGCCGACGATCCTCCGAGGCGGACGTAGTCATCGTGCTTCGCCGTCCGCCCGTCGCCCGCAACGCGACCGTGCAGACGACGCCAGACCCAGGGCAGTGCGTGACGCCGCCACCACGCCCCCACGCCGAGGGGCTCGTGCTCGTGCAGTGCGGCATCGAGCGCTCCGAGAGCGTCGGCGTCCGGCACCCCGAGGAGCTCACCCGCCCGATACGCGAGGAAGCGATGCCCCCGGCTGCTCAGATGAACCAGGTCTTCGCCCCAGTTCGGGTGTTCGGCCAGCTGAGGGTGCAGATCCGTGTCGATCAGCATGGCCCCGGTGCGCGCCGCGATCCCGGTCAGAGCCGTCGCGTAGGCGGAGAACCTGCGGGTGTAGATCCACGCCGCACGGCGACCGGGGAGGAACGGCGTCACGAGGAGCACGTCGGCACCGATCGCCCGCAAC
Above is a window of Microbacterium aurugineum DNA encoding:
- a CDS encoding aldo/keto reductase; protein product: MRLFGVGAGASAERDHAAAAEHPSAPIPIVGPGIGESIRVPLGETGFETFPLMLGAAEFGWNVDLETSHGILDRYVEFGGNAIHTADGFSGGRSEHIIGQWLRSRGQSERAVLSVRVGAHADNPGLGSVNLVRAVEGSLTRLGVERIDVLYLDATLDATTNLEDTLATVEWLSDAGKVGALGAYGLAPERLVEARILASAGYPRVQVIDAPYNLVRRLPFEGDLRLVAGAQNLAVTPSHALEHGFLSGRHRNKALTSRGVRGEQLRGHLNRRGIKVLRALDQVAEELGVPVAAVSIAWLLAQRTVAAPIVNAFATDHVDELMQGAGVSLSRSHLAELTRAGN
- a CDS encoding polyribonucleotide nucleotidyltransferase, giving the protein MEGPEITATEAVLDNGRFGTRTIRFETGRLAQQAQGAVAAYLDGETMLLSATSAGKHPREGFDFFPLTVDVEERSYAAGKIPGSFFRREGRPSTEAILVCRLIDRPLRPSFVDGLRNEVQIVITVLSIAPGEFYDALAINAASASTQISGLPFSGPVAGVRLAFIPGNGQHADQWVAFPTAEQVSEAVFDLIVAGRVVTKADGTEDVAIMMVEAEATEDSWNLIKAGATKPNEEIVAQGLEASKPFIAQLVKAQAELAATASKEPGVYPVFPAYSDEVYSFVSERVFSELSDVYQIADKVERQTADDAIKDRVKAELIEATEAGSLPAAAPLEFSAAYKSVTKKIVRGRILTEGARIDGRGLADIRPLDAEVQVIPRVHGSAIFQRGETQIMGVTTLNMLKMEQQIDSLSPTTSKRYMHHYNFPPYSTGETGRVGSPKRREIGHGFLAERALVPVLPSREEFPYAIRQVSEALSSNGSTSMGSVCASTLSLLNAGVPLRAPVAGIAMGLVSDEVDGETRYAALTDILGAEDALGDMDFKVAGTSEFVTAIQLDTKLDGIPSSVLAGALTQAREARLTILNVLNAAIDAPDEMAPTAPRVISVQIPVDKIGELIGPKGKTINAIQDETGAQISIEEDGTVYIGATDGPSAEAARAQVNAIANPTNPEVGEQFLGTVVKIATFGAFISLLPGKDGLLHVTEVRKLAGGKRVENVDDVLSVGQKILVKITKIDDRGKLSLEPVLDDAPAAEAAPAEAAAAE
- a CDS encoding UDP-glucose dehydrogenase family protein — protein: MRMSVIGCGYLGAVHAAAMASLGHDVTGIDVDEDKIAALIAGKAPFFEPRLPEMLEEGLASGHLRFSSRMADAAGADVHFLAVGTPQIPGGHAADLRYVDAAIDALLPHLRRGDVVAGKSTVPVGTAGRLAPLIAASGATLVWNPEFLREGWAVHDTLTPDRLVVGAEQGGDGTRAVATLREAYAAAVDAGTPFLVTDLATAELVKGASNAFLATKISFINAMAEIAEASEADITLLADALGLDSRIGRRYLGAGIGFGGGCLPKDIRAFAARADELGRGEAVGFLREVDMINLRRRDRAVRLVVDALGGLVFGRRIAVLGAAFKPFSDDIRDSPALDVAVRLRGLGADVVVTDPAAIDNAVAAHPQLGYARERDDALRDADAVVIVTEWDEYRRELSPEHAGGLVRGRIVIDGRNCLDAAAWRAAGWQYHGMGRR